In Lotus japonicus ecotype B-129 chromosome 5, LjGifu_v1.2, one genomic interval encodes:
- the LOC130720295 gene encoding FCS-Like Zinc finger 11-like — MMLRKRTGSIQEDQQQQHHMGQMEVSDTNCDYHHALESNVKSSNSLFKAPILFVGLGPKGLLDSDSVRSPTSPLDVTLLSNLGNLLRTPRSSSIEGQQQHRSWDCAKVGLGIIDSLEDCSNVSGKINILLSSETKKTSLSPQMITKPPTCKSCVDPVQASKSLPKDFYKLPYTHNSSSANHKGESTVLFEIGETPLEYESLGKNCSCSLDSSSSMKNLSGLTGSNFDSDSEILSSPPHFIGGSHNPNTLPPAELNSNSNPVPASSSSNEFIKSLSASEIENSEDYTCVISHGPNPKTTHIFCDSILEVHANDLKKYCKSEEEEEEEAKLSSPMVNKLQTPNQFPSGDFLCVCYYCNNELVEGEDIYIYRGEKSFCSPACRAMEIMIDEELEEPDSSSEKSLEGESGGELFETGFIKAI, encoded by the exons atgATGCTGAGGAAGAGGACAGGGTCAATCCAGGaagatcaacaacaacaacaccacaTGGGTCAAATGGAAGTCTCTGATACAAATTGTGACTACCATCATGCCTTGGAGAGTAATGTCAAAAGCAGCAACTCACTTTTCAAAGCCCCAATTTTATTTGTGGGTTTGGGACCAAAGGGCTTGTTGGATTCTGATTCAGTTAGGAGCCCCACTTCCCCACTAGATGTAACATTGCTTTCAAATCTAGGAAACCTCTTAAGAACCCCAAGATCATCATCCATTGAGGGGCAGCAGCAACATAGGAGCTGGGACTGTGCCAAAGTTGGTTTAGGTATCATAGATTCTCTGGAGGATTGTTCTAATGTTTCTGGGAAAATTAATATTCTCCTATCATCTGAGACCAAGAAGACTAGTCTCAGTCCCCAAATGATTACCAAACCCCCAACTTGTAAGTCCTGTGTGGATCCTGTTCAGGCCTCTAAGTCTTTACCTAAAGATTTTTATAAGCTTCCCTATACCCATAATAGTTCTTCTGCTAACCACAAGGGTGAATCCACTGTTCTTTTTGAGATTGGAGAGACCCCACTAGAATATGAGTCCCTTGGGAAAAATTGTTCTTGTTCATTGGACTCCTCCAGTTCAATGAAAAATCTTTCTGGTTTAACTGGTTCTAACTTTGATTCAGATTCTGAGATTTTATCCTCTCCTCCTCATTTTATTGGAGGAAGCCACAACCCAAACACCTTGCCACCTGCAGAgttaaattcaaattcaaacccTGTGCCAGCATCATCCTCCTCTAATGAATTTATCAAGTCCCTATCAGCTAGTGAGATTGAAAACTCTGAGGACTACACATGTGTGATTTCCCATGGTCCCAATCCCAAAACAACCCATATTTTCTGTGACTCTATCTTGGAAGTTCATGCTAATGATCTTAAAAAGTATTGTAAgagtgaagaagaggaagaggaggaggcgAAACTGTCCTCTCCCATGGTTAACAAGTTACAGACTCCAAACCAATTTCCCTCTGGTGACTTTTTGTGTGTCTGTTACTATTGCAACAATGAACTGGTAGAGGGGGAAGATATTTACATTTATAG AGGTGAAAAATCATTTTGCAGTCCAGCTTGCCGTGCCATGGAGATCATGATTGATGAGGAGCTAGAAGAACCCGATTCATCATCTGAGAAATCTCTAGAGGGGGAATCTGGTGGTGAACTTTTTGAAACAGGCTTCATCAAAGCTATATAG